One window from the genome of Rhodohalobacter barkolensis encodes:
- the purL gene encoding phosphoribosylformylglycinamidine synthase subunit PurL, whose protein sequence is MSTTVPKEPEVTLDLAIEHGLNEEEFEMIKNFLGRMPTFTELGVYSVMWSEHCSYKNSILEIKKLPREGDQLLVDAGEENAGLVDIGDGLACAFKIESHNHPSAVEPYQGAATGVGGIHRDIFTMGARPVASLNSLRFGSMDNPRVRYLLDGVVRGISDYGNSFGIPTVGGEIYFDEAYEGNPLVNAMSVGIVKHGETASAIAEGVGNPVLIVGASTGRDGIHGATFASEEISEESEAKRPSVQVGDPFTEKLLLEASLEALKTGAIVGLQDMGAAGITSSSSEMTARGGKGMRLDLDKVPMREEGMTAYELLLSESQERMLVVAEKGREQEIIDVFEKWDLNAVVIGEVVEGDKLTYIKDGEVKAEIPADSLVLGGGAPQYERERKKPAYIDEVQNFDFSSLKHPENVNKAFLKVLASPNVASKRWVHEQYDTTVRTNTVNAPGASDSGVIRIKGTKKGLAVKTDCNGRYVYLNPRRGGQIAVAESARNVVCSGAKPVAISNCLNFGNPYKPEVYWTFSEALAGMGDACRALNTPVTGGNVSLYNENPNGAIFPTPVIGMLGLIEDVENHTMTPQFKNEGDIIYYLGADRKGLGGSEYIKAVHGLTTGNAPELDLDLEVNLQQTVLNLIHSKVVNAAHDLSDGGLVVALAEMSIHSGLGADVSLEKMSGGTYEVLFSEAQSGIVVTVDKENVAKLEAEMGKSNVPFHAIGVVSGNTFTINQTVNLPVSKITDVYESTLPKAMEQ, encoded by the coding sequence ATGTCTACAACTGTCCCTAAAGAACCTGAAGTTACGCTCGATCTTGCCATAGAACATGGCCTCAATGAGGAAGAATTTGAAATGATCAAGAATTTCTTAGGCCGAATGCCAACATTTACGGAGCTGGGTGTCTATTCGGTGATGTGGAGTGAGCACTGTTCTTACAAAAACTCAATTCTGGAGATCAAGAAATTACCTCGCGAAGGTGATCAGCTTTTGGTTGATGCCGGAGAAGAAAACGCTGGACTGGTGGATATTGGCGATGGACTGGCGTGTGCGTTTAAAATTGAGAGTCACAATCACCCATCTGCAGTAGAGCCATATCAGGGAGCTGCAACCGGTGTAGGTGGAATTCACCGAGATATTTTTACCATGGGTGCTCGTCCGGTAGCTTCACTCAATTCACTGCGATTTGGATCGATGGATAACCCGCGTGTTCGATATTTACTGGATGGAGTTGTGCGGGGAATATCTGATTACGGTAACTCTTTCGGAATTCCAACCGTAGGCGGTGAAATCTACTTTGATGAAGCTTACGAAGGTAATCCGCTGGTTAATGCCATGAGCGTTGGGATTGTGAAGCACGGAGAAACGGCGTCGGCCATTGCCGAAGGGGTTGGAAACCCGGTACTGATTGTGGGAGCAAGTACCGGAAGGGATGGAATCCATGGGGCAACATTTGCATCCGAAGAGATCAGCGAAGAGAGTGAGGCGAAGAGGCCGAGTGTTCAGGTAGGCGATCCGTTTACTGAAAAATTGTTGCTTGAGGCGAGTCTCGAGGCGTTGAAAACCGGCGCTATTGTTGGACTGCAGGATATGGGTGCTGCCGGAATTACAAGTTCTTCGTCTGAAATGACGGCGCGGGGCGGAAAGGGAATGCGCCTCGATTTGGATAAAGTGCCGATGCGCGAAGAGGGCATGACCGCTTATGAACTACTGCTCAGCGAAAGCCAGGAGCGAATGCTGGTAGTAGCTGAAAAAGGACGCGAACAGGAAATTATTGACGTATTTGAAAAGTGGGACCTAAATGCCGTGGTTATCGGTGAAGTGGTTGAAGGGGATAAACTGACCTACATCAAAGACGGTGAAGTAAAAGCGGAAATTCCTGCCGATTCTCTGGTATTGGGCGGAGGTGCTCCTCAATATGAACGTGAAAGAAAAAAGCCGGCTTACATAGATGAAGTTCAAAATTTCGACTTTTCTTCTCTAAAACATCCGGAAAATGTAAATAAAGCATTTTTGAAAGTACTGGCCTCTCCCAATGTGGCGTCCAAGAGATGGGTTCATGAGCAGTACGATACTACCGTTCGAACCAATACTGTTAACGCTCCCGGTGCTTCGGATTCCGGTGTGATTCGGATCAAGGGAACTAAGAAAGGTTTGGCTGTGAAAACCGACTGTAACGGCCGATATGTTTACCTAAATCCAAGACGAGGCGGACAAATTGCAGTTGCCGAGTCTGCGCGGAATGTGGTTTGCAGTGGCGCAAAGCCTGTGGCAATCTCCAACTGCCTCAACTTTGGGAATCCTTACAAACCGGAAGTGTATTGGACATTTAGCGAGGCACTGGCCGGCATGGGAGATGCGTGTCGTGCGCTTAATACTCCGGTAACAGGAGGAAACGTAAGTTTATACAATGAGAACCCGAACGGAGCCATTTTCCCGACTCCGGTGATCGGAATGTTAGGGTTGATTGAGGATGTCGAAAATCACACCATGACACCTCAGTTTAAAAATGAAGGAGATATAATTTATTATCTCGGTGCGGATAGAAAAGGATTGGGAGGATCAGAATATATCAAAGCGGTGCATGGTCTCACTACCGGCAATGCTCCGGAGCTGGATCTTGATCTGGAAGTGAATTTGCAACAGACGGTTCTGAATCTGATTCATTCAAAAGTAGTGAACGCGGCTCATGATTTATCGGATGGCGGTTTAGTAGTTGCGCTTGCCGAGATGTCTATTCACTCCGGACTTGGGGCTGACGTGTCCCTTGAAAAAATGAGTGGCGGAACTTATGAAGTTCTTTTCAGTGAAGCACAATCAGGAATTGTTGTTACGGTAGACAAAGAAAACGTGGCTAAACTGGAAGCTGAAATGGGCAAAAGTAACGTTCCGTTTCATGCTATTGGTGTTGTGAGTGGGAATACATTCACGATAAACCAGACTGTGAACTTACCGGTATCAAAAATTACTGACGTCTATGAGTCGACTCTTCCAAAGGCTATGGAGCAGTAA
- a CDS encoding cytochrome c, producing MKIVKWGLNTIAVLILIILIASSVVYLITESHRNRTYRVEVEPLEIDNSVESIERGEHVATIRGCIDCHGENLKGDVFIKDPIVGQFIATNLTSGEGGIGNSYSDEDLIKAIRHGVNQQNKSVIFMPSHEYNQIDSKDLSSLIAYIRNLEPVDNELPESKINLPYRLMYLLDSEIHLFPAKLIDHNLPVPEPVAERSPAELGKYLAATCTGCHGTGFSGGKIPGVPPDWPAATNLTPAGSMGNWTADDFLQTMRTGITPQGRELPKEYMPWQVFGTMTDEELQGLFAYFQSLPARETGNR from the coding sequence ATGAAAATTGTGAAATGGGGGTTAAACACGATTGCCGTTCTGATACTGATCATTCTGATTGCATCATCGGTAGTCTATCTTATAACGGAAAGCCATAGAAACAGGACATACCGGGTCGAAGTAGAACCTTTGGAAATCGACAATAGTGTAGAATCCATAGAGCGAGGGGAGCATGTTGCAACAATTCGAGGCTGCATCGATTGTCATGGTGAAAATCTGAAAGGGGATGTTTTCATTAAAGATCCGATTGTCGGACAATTTATTGCTACAAACCTTACAAGTGGGGAGGGAGGTATTGGGAATAGTTACTCAGACGAAGACTTGATCAAAGCCATCCGGCATGGAGTAAATCAACAGAATAAATCCGTCATCTTTATGCCGTCTCATGAGTACAATCAGATCGATTCAAAAGATTTAAGCTCCTTAATTGCTTATATCCGAAACCTGGAACCGGTTGATAATGAGCTTCCTGAATCAAAAATAAATCTCCCCTACCGGTTAATGTATCTGCTGGACAGTGAAATCCATCTCTTTCCGGCTAAGTTGATCGACCACAATCTGCCGGTTCCCGAACCCGTAGCTGAACGTTCACCGGCAGAACTTGGGAAGTACCTTGCCGCTACCTGTACCGGATGTCATGGTACCGGATTTTCGGGTGGAAAAATACCGGGCGTGCCTCCGGATTGGCCGGCTGCAACCAATTTGACACCTGCCGGCTCTATGGGAAACTGGACAGCCGACGACTTCCTCCAAACAATGAGAACCGGTATTACGCCTCAGGGCAGGGAATTGCCAAAAGAATATATGCCCTGGCAAGTCTTTGGCACTATGACTGATGAAGAGCTGCAGGGGCTGTTTGCATATTTCCAATCTTTACCGGCCAGAGAAACAGGGAATAGGTAA
- a CDS encoding SDR family oxidoreductase → MEDQVVLIVGGSGGIGKASADLFAKAGAKVVLAARDKAKAEEKAKEINDNGGEAFAIEVNVTDLGSVSDMAREVNENLGEIDVLVNAFGLGLIQPLLDIKPDDAKEVFDVNVYGTFLVTQTIARYMATAKKGRIIMFPGILGKAVMRNTSVYSASKFAVTGFTKALVEENKRSGIKFSLLFLGGVATDFWENPNIDMRVQKDKMLTPQQVAKAVYYSASQPDDSVLNEITIQPESHQMV, encoded by the coding sequence ATGGAAGACCAAGTTGTACTTATTGTTGGCGGTTCAGGTGGTATTGGAAAAGCATCTGCGGATCTGTTTGCTAAAGCAGGAGCAAAGGTGGTATTGGCCGCCCGTGATAAAGCAAAAGCTGAGGAGAAGGCTAAAGAGATTAATGATAATGGAGGGGAAGCATTCGCAATTGAGGTGAATGTAACCGATTTAGGATCCGTATCGGATATGGCTCGTGAGGTAAATGAGAACCTGGGAGAAATTGACGTGCTGGTGAATGCATTTGGATTGGGTTTGATCCAGCCTCTGCTCGATATTAAACCGGATGACGCCAAAGAGGTATTTGATGTAAATGTCTATGGAACATTTTTGGTTACTCAAACCATCGCAAGATATATGGCAACTGCCAAAAAAGGACGAATCATCATGTTTCCGGGAATTTTAGGAAAAGCGGTGATGAGAAATACCTCCGTCTATTCTGCTTCAAAATTTGCTGTAACTGGGTTTACCAAGGCGTTGGTAGAGGAGAATAAACGGTCAGGAATTAAATTTTCACTACTCTTTTTAGGTGGAGTGGCCACTGATTTTTGGGAGAATCCAAATATTGACATGCGGGTTCAAAAGGATAAGATGCTGACTCCACAACAAGTGGCAAAGGCGGTCTATTACTCCGCTTCACAACCGGATGATTCAGTTCTGAACGAAATCACGATTCAGCCCGAATCCCACCAGATGGTATAA
- the lat gene encoding L-lysine 6-transaminase has translation MKGIQPKNVRSTLQKHILADGYEMVLDLKKSKGAYLHDSASGKDYLDFFTFFASNPLGMNHDKLAGDPDFVAKLGQVAINKPSNSDVYTEEMAHFVETFSRVGIPDYMPYAFFVSGGALAVENALKVAFDWKVQKNFKKGYRVEKGHKALHLDKAFHGRSGYTLSLTNTDPNKVKYFPKFDWPRIHTPAAKFPLNADNTKQVELEEQQALAQARQYFETYKDDIACILLEPIQGEGGDNHFRVEFHQALRDLCDEFDALLIYDEVQTGVGLTGKFWAHQYYVKPDILAFGKKAQVCGILASDRIDDIETNCFHVSSRINSTWGGNLVDMVRFDRILEVIEEDELVNNAATVGNHLQEQIEGLSNQFEHISNPRGKGLFCAMDLPNSHARNEVVKECMNNNLMILGCGTKTVRFRPPLTISKDQIDEGIDIIKKSYKIAIEKCPVVG, from the coding sequence ATGAAAGGGATACAACCGAAAAACGTACGCTCAACTCTGCAAAAACATATCCTTGCTGATGGATATGAAATGGTTCTCGACCTCAAAAAAAGTAAGGGAGCTTACCTGCACGACTCTGCTTCCGGTAAAGATTATCTGGATTTCTTTACCTTTTTTGCATCTAATCCGCTGGGAATGAATCACGACAAACTTGCCGGAGATCCGGATTTTGTTGCCAAACTCGGACAGGTTGCAATCAACAAACCATCCAATTCGGATGTATATACCGAAGAGATGGCTCATTTTGTAGAAACATTCTCCCGTGTGGGAATTCCCGATTACATGCCCTATGCATTTTTCGTTTCCGGGGGCGCCCTCGCCGTAGAAAATGCCCTGAAAGTTGCCTTCGACTGGAAGGTTCAGAAAAACTTCAAAAAAGGTTATCGGGTTGAAAAAGGGCACAAAGCTCTCCATCTCGACAAAGCCTTTCATGGCCGCAGCGGTTATACGTTGTCATTAACCAATACCGATCCGAATAAGGTAAAATACTTCCCGAAATTTGATTGGCCCCGAATTCACACACCGGCTGCTAAATTTCCACTGAATGCAGATAATACAAAGCAGGTTGAGCTGGAAGAGCAACAGGCGCTGGCACAAGCTCGTCAATACTTTGAAACATATAAGGACGATATCGCCTGTATTCTTCTTGAACCGATCCAGGGTGAAGGCGGTGATAATCACTTCAGAGTAGAGTTTCACCAGGCCCTGCGTGACCTCTGTGATGAATTTGATGCTCTGTTGATCTATGATGAAGTTCAAACCGGTGTTGGCCTGACCGGGAAATTCTGGGCTCACCAATATTATGTGAAACCGGATATTCTTGCATTCGGCAAAAAAGCTCAGGTGTGCGGTATCCTGGCAAGTGACAGAATTGATGACATCGAAACCAACTGTTTCCACGTCTCATCCCGAATTAACTCAACCTGGGGCGGTAACCTCGTTGACATGGTTCGGTTCGACAGAATTCTTGAAGTGATTGAAGAGGATGAGTTGGTAAACAATGCGGCTACTGTTGGAAATCATCTGCAAGAACAGATTGAAGGCCTTTCAAATCAGTTTGAACATATCTCTAATCCACGAGGAAAAGGACTCTTCTGCGCAATGGACCTTCCAAACAGTCATGCGAGGAATGAAGTTGTCAAAGAGTGTATGAACAACAACCTCATGATTCTTGGCTGTGGAACTAAAACTGTGCGATTCCGTCCACCACTGACCATTAGTAAAGATCAGATTGATGAGGGAATCGACATCATCAAAAAGAGTTACAAAATAGCTATTGAGAAGTGCCCGGTTGTTGGATAG
- the rocD gene encoding ornithine--oxo-acid transaminase: MLSTKDAIKLEDKYGAHNYHPLPVVLAKGDGVYVWDPEGNRYFDFLSAYSAVNQGHCHPHIIGALKKQAETLTLTSRAFYNNVLGEYEQFITNFFGFDKVLPMNTGAEGVETAIKICRKWAYEVKGIPENEAKIIVCNNNFHGRTTTVISFSNDPDASKNFGPYTPGFEKVEYNNLDELEEALKGENIAGFLVEPIQGEAGVMVPDENYLKKAAALCKKHNALFIADEIQTGIARTGSLLAVCGNCTCQGSCERQPDHYVKPDILILGKALSGGVYPVSAVLADNDVMDVIKPGQHGSTFGGNPLAARVAIAALEVVQDEKLSQNARKLGEIFREAMNELKDECELINLVRGKGLLNAVQINDSPDSSTAWNLCVKLKDNGLLAKPTHGNIIRFAPPLVMNEEQLQKCIQIIRKTFLEFEA, from the coding sequence ATGCTTTCCACCAAAGATGCTATCAAACTCGAGGATAAATACGGAGCTCATAACTATCACCCCCTGCCGGTTGTTTTGGCAAAAGGTGACGGTGTTTATGTATGGGACCCTGAGGGAAACCGGTATTTCGATTTTCTTTCGGCGTACTCTGCCGTCAATCAGGGGCACTGCCACCCCCATATTATCGGAGCACTGAAAAAACAGGCTGAAACACTCACATTGACGTCACGTGCATTTTATAACAATGTACTTGGTGAATATGAGCAGTTCATCACAAATTTCTTTGGTTTCGATAAAGTACTGCCTATGAATACCGGTGCGGAAGGTGTGGAAACCGCCATCAAAATTTGCAGAAAGTGGGCGTACGAAGTGAAGGGAATCCCTGAAAATGAAGCGAAGATCATTGTCTGTAACAATAACTTCCATGGGCGGACTACCACCGTCATTTCATTTTCCAATGATCCGGATGCAAGCAAAAACTTTGGGCCTTACACTCCGGGCTTCGAAAAGGTTGAATACAACAATCTGGACGAGCTCGAAGAAGCTCTTAAAGGTGAAAATATAGCAGGCTTCCTCGTTGAACCTATTCAGGGTGAAGCCGGTGTAATGGTACCTGACGAAAACTATCTGAAAAAAGCTGCTGCACTCTGTAAAAAGCACAATGCCCTGTTTATTGCAGATGAAATTCAAACCGGTATTGCCAGAACCGGATCTCTGCTTGCCGTTTGCGGAAATTGTACGTGTCAGGGCAGTTGTGAACGCCAACCCGATCACTATGTAAAACCCGATATCCTGATTCTCGGAAAAGCACTTTCTGGCGGAGTCTATCCCGTTTCAGCTGTTTTGGCCGACAACGATGTTATGGATGTCATCAAACCGGGTCAGCACGGTTCAACATTTGGCGGAAATCCGCTTGCTGCCCGCGTAGCTATCGCGGCGCTTGAAGTAGTACAGGATGAAAAACTATCACAGAATGCCCGGAAACTGGGGGAAATCTTTCGGGAAGCCATGAATGAATTAAAGGATGAATGTGAACTCATCAATCTTGTTCGCGGTAAAGGGTTACTCAACGCCGTACAAATAAACGACTCTCCCGACAGTTCTACGGCCTGGAATCTGTGTGTAAAGCTGAAGGATAATGGCCTGCTAGCAAAGCCGACTCACGGCAATATTATTCGCTTTGCCCCTCCTTTAGTTATGAATGAGGAACAGCTTCAAAAATGCATTCAAATCATTCGGAAAACTTTCCTTGAATTTGAAGCTTAA
- a CDS encoding GIY-YIG nuclease family protein, translating to MFTVYILHSEKYDKIYIGYTSNLQQRFKAHNKLATKGWTVKYRPWKIIHTELYKTKADALKREKCLRVDRDENGFVKTS from the coding sequence ATGTTTACTGTATACATCCTACACTCGGAAAAATACGACAAAATCTATATTGGCTATACATCTAACCTTCAGCAACGATTCAAGGCTCATAACAAACTTGCCACGAAAGGCTGGACAGTTAAATACCGGCCATGGAAAATTATTCATACCGAACTGTACAAAACCAAGGCAGATGCCTTAAAAAGAGAAAAATGCTTAAGGGTGGACAGGGACGAAAATGGATTCGTGAAAACTTCATGA
- a CDS encoding GIY-YIG nuclease family protein translates to MFTVYILQSEKYDKIYIGYTSNLRQRFKAHNKLATKGWTVKYRPWKIIHTELYKTKEDALKRENMLKGGQGRKWIRENLLKR, encoded by the coding sequence ATGTTTACTGTATACATCCTACAATCGGAAAAATATGACAAAATCTATATTGGCTATACATCTAATCTTCGGCAACGATTCAAGGCTCATAACAAACTTGCCACGAAAGGCTGGACAGTTAAATACCGGCCATGGAAAATTATTCATACCGAACTGTACAAAACCAAGGAAGATGCTTTAAAAAGAGAAAATATGCTTAAGGGTGGACAGGGACGAAAATGGATTCGTGAAAATTTATTAAAGAGGTAG
- the tnpA gene encoding IS200/IS605 family transposase — MADTYTQLYIHFVFAVQNRRSIIHPDWETKLFRYMTGIIQNKSHKMIAINGMPDHIHMFIGFQPVDHMSELIKVVKGETSKWINDNGLVRVKFRWQEGYGAFSYSRSHIDRVYRYIQNQKEHHRKKSFQEEYIELLKAYGVEYDEKFIFKPVAY, encoded by the coding sequence ATGGCTGATACGTACACTCAACTTTATATCCACTTTGTGTTTGCCGTTCAAAACCGGAGAAGTATCATTCACCCTGACTGGGAGACTAAACTTTTTAGGTACATGACGGGAATTATTCAGAATAAATCACATAAAATGATTGCCATTAATGGCATGCCCGATCATATTCATATGTTTATTGGGTTTCAGCCGGTAGATCATATGTCAGAACTCATCAAAGTAGTCAAGGGAGAGACATCAAAATGGATTAATGACAATGGATTGGTTCGTGTGAAATTCAGATGGCAGGAGGGTTATGGTGCGTTTTCTTATAGCAGAAGTCATATCGATAGGGTTTATCGCTATATTCAGAATCAAAAAGAACATCACAGAAAGAAGTCGTTTCAGGAAGAGTATATTGAGTTACTGAAGGCGTATGGTGTGGAGTATGATGAGAAGTTTATCTTTAAACCTGTTGCTTACTAA
- a CDS encoding sodium:solute symporter family protein, with protein MHPVDLTIFILYIVGLLAFGYFFFTRNKSGDDYYVGGRNMKSYHVGLSVVATDVGGGFSIGLGGLGFVMGLSGSWMLFTGLIGAWLAAVFLIPKVKQNRAFDNAYTFPQVFEHYYSPNVAFVAAIISAIGYAGFTSSQMLAGAKLASGTFADLDQTMALYIMGTVAVAYTVLGGLKAVIYTDTIQWALLMIGLIFVGIPFAYIEIGGLEAIRATVDPEMLSLTNVSWQQLVYWAVTIIPIWFVGMTLYQRIYACHDEKTAKRAWYLAGVFEWPIMAFLGVLLGLFAKVGADQGMFEYLGAADISDTDPETGLPMLLRTVLPVGFLGVMMAAYFSAILSTADSCLMASSGNVVTDIIGRFTPFDPNSSKFVKLSQVVTLIIGALALLLAGTMTNVLDLMLDSYAFMVSGLFVPVIGALYWSKSTPTGAMTAMLVGGFTTIGLRYSGVELPYDLDPNVFGISASAISFIAVSLMTNENKND; from the coding sequence ATGCATCCCGTTGATCTTACCATATTTATACTCTACATCGTTGGTCTGCTCGCATTTGGATATTTCTTTTTTACGAGGAATAAAAGCGGCGATGATTATTATGTAGGCGGACGAAATATGAAGAGCTACCACGTGGGGCTCTCTGTGGTGGCCACAGATGTGGGAGGAGGTTTTTCCATTGGTTTAGGAGGACTCGGTTTTGTGATGGGCCTATCCGGTTCCTGGATGCTGTTTACCGGCCTGATCGGCGCCTGGCTTGCAGCCGTGTTCTTGATTCCAAAAGTAAAACAGAATCGAGCTTTTGATAACGCATACACATTTCCCCAGGTATTTGAACACTACTACTCACCGAATGTGGCATTTGTAGCTGCAATTATATCAGCAATTGGATATGCAGGATTTACCAGTTCACAAATGCTGGCTGGCGCCAAACTTGCAAGTGGAACATTTGCTGACCTGGATCAAACCATGGCTCTTTACATTATGGGCACGGTTGCCGTTGCCTATACTGTACTGGGCGGATTGAAAGCGGTCATTTACACCGATACAATCCAGTGGGCTCTTTTGATGATTGGGCTGATATTCGTTGGGATTCCCTTTGCCTATATAGAAATTGGCGGTTTGGAGGCGATCCGTGCCACTGTTGATCCGGAGATGTTGTCACTTACCAATGTTAGCTGGCAGCAGCTTGTTTATTGGGCAGTCACCATCATCCCAATCTGGTTTGTTGGAATGACTCTCTATCAGCGGATATATGCTTGCCACGACGAAAAAACAGCAAAACGTGCCTGGTATCTCGCCGGTGTGTTCGAATGGCCAATTATGGCATTTTTAGGTGTTCTGCTTGGACTTTTCGCAAAAGTTGGAGCCGATCAGGGGATGTTTGAATATTTGGGTGCAGCCGACATATCAGATACGGATCCGGAAACGGGCCTGCCCATGTTATTAAGAACTGTGCTACCGGTAGGGTTTTTAGGTGTGATGATGGCCGCATATTTTTCGGCAATTCTCTCCACTGCGGATAGCTGCTTGATGGCTTCCTCAGGAAATGTAGTTACGGATATTATTGGCCGATTTACCCCTTTTGATCCCAACAGTTCTAAGTTTGTGAAACTTTCTCAGGTAGTTACACTTATTATCGGTGCACTGGCGCTATTGCTGGCAGGAACAATGACCAACGTACTCGATTTAATGCTTGACTCCTATGCCTTTATGGTGTCGGGACTTTTTGTACCTGTAATTGGAGCGCTCTATTGGTCGAAAAGTACACCGACCGGCGCCATGACTGCGATGCTTGTGGGAGGTTTTACAACCATCGGTTTACGATATTCAGGAGTAGAACTGCCGTATGATTTAGACCCGAACGTATTTGGAATTTCAGCTTCGGCAATTTCATTCATTGCTGTGAGCCTGATGACGAATGAAAATAAAAATGATTAA
- a CDS encoding GNAT family N-acetyltransferase: protein MNIEYTIIKNDKDSEPRFSRDQIADFLYDHLDQYGDEREAILKCIAYAYGDKQGQGGFILVAHDKDEILGVVIINNTNMGGYIPEHILVYIAVHEKTRGQGVGKSLMKRIIEETEGDIALHVEPENPAKFLYEKFGFTNKYLEMRLKKSDQ, encoded by the coding sequence ATGAACATTGAATATACCATCATAAAAAACGATAAAGACAGTGAACCCCGGTTTTCGAGGGATCAGATTGCAGACTTTCTTTATGATCATCTGGATCAGTATGGAGATGAAAGAGAGGCTATTCTGAAATGTATCGCCTATGCTTACGGAGACAAACAAGGTCAGGGCGGTTTTATCCTTGTTGCCCACGATAAAGATGAGATTTTGGGTGTCGTTATCATCAATAATACCAACATGGGCGGTTATATACCCGAGCATATTTTGGTGTATATTGCAGTTCATGAAAAAACCAGGGGACAGGGTGTTGGAAAATCCTTAATGAAGCGAATAATCGAAGAGACTGAGGGCGATATTGCTCTTCATGTTGAGCCCGAGAATCCTGCAAAATTTCTCTATGAGAAGTTTGGATTCACCAATAAATATCTTGAGATGAGACTAAAAAAGAGTGATCAATAG
- a CDS encoding alanine racemase — translation MAYVKLYRSELKHNFEFLDSLFKKNGVKWGITTKLLCGNRAFLEEVINLGIGEVHDSRISNLRRIKEINSNTMTIYIKPPPKDIIPDVVKYADVSLNTELSTLYELSEEAERQNKTHKVIIMIEMGDLREGVMREDLINFYEKVFKLPGISVIGLGTNLNCMHGVMPDGDKLIQLALYKQIIELRFKKDIPLVSGGTTVTIPLLMRDQLPDGINHFRIGEALFFGKDLFTDGVIEGMSDQVMELYTQVIEISEKPVVPSGELGVNPQGKKIEVSQDDFGKTSYRAIIDIGVLDIQPDYLIPVNENIRILDASSDMLILDVGTNPEGYKVGDEIRFKLKYMGALGLMSSDYIEKRVAD, via the coding sequence ATGGCATACGTAAAATTATATCGAAGTGAGCTGAAGCACAATTTTGAGTTTCTAGACTCACTATTCAAAAAAAATGGCGTCAAGTGGGGCATAACAACCAAACTTCTCTGCGGGAATCGGGCTTTTCTGGAAGAGGTGATTAACCTGGGAATTGGGGAGGTGCACGACTCCAGAATCAGCAACCTTCGTAGGATTAAGGAGATCAATTCCAATACGATGACCATCTACATCAAACCGCCACCCAAGGATATCATTCCAGATGTGGTGAAGTATGCAGATGTGAGTCTGAACACTGAACTCTCAACTCTTTATGAGCTTTCTGAAGAAGCAGAAAGGCAGAATAAAACTCATAAAGTAATCATCATGATCGAGATGGGAGACCTTCGTGAAGGGGTGATGCGGGAGGATCTCATTAATTTTTATGAAAAAGTGTTTAAGCTCCCCGGAATTTCAGTGATCGGTCTGGGTACAAATCTGAACTGCATGCACGGTGTAATGCCTGATGGTGATAAATTGATTCAGCTGGCACTTTACAAACAGATTATTGAATTACGGTTTAAAAAGGATATTCCACTGGTATCGGGCGGAACAACGGTTACCATTCCTCTTTTGATGAGAGATCAGCTGCCTGATGGCATTAACCACTTCAGGATTGGAGAGGCACTCTTTTTTGGAAAAGATCTATTCACTGACGGAGTTATCGAGGGTATGAGCGATCAGGTGATGGAGCTCTACACTCAGGTGATTGAAATTTCAGAGAAACCCGTAGTCCCATCCGGCGAGCTGGGAGTGAATCCTCAGGGGAAAAAGATTGAAGTATCTCAGGATGATTTTGGAAAAACTTCATACAGAGCCATTATTGATATCGGTGTACTTGATATACAACCCGACTATCTGATTCCGGTGAATGAAAATATAAGAATACTGGATGCCAGCTCAGACATGCTTATTCTGGATGTGGGAACCAATCCGGAAGGGTACAAGGTGGGAGATGAAATTCGGTTTAAGCTCAAATATATGGGGGCTCTCGGTCTGATGAGCTCAGACTATATCGAAAAAAGAGTTGCGGATTGA